In Marinomonas posidonica IVIA-Po-181, a single window of DNA contains:
- a CDS encoding nitroreductase family protein encodes MLFDSTEPMLWLAARAENIGLGWVSILHDQVRRDLLKIPDNIDIIAYLCIGYVETFQDMPDLEKADWLTRRNVESVIHHDVWQKKND; translated from the coding sequence GTGCTCTTTGACAGTACTGAGCCGATGTTATGGCTGGCCGCAAGAGCGGAAAATATTGGACTTGGTTGGGTAAGCATTCTGCATGATCAAGTACGCCGCGACCTTCTCAAAATCCCAGATAATATTGACATTATTGCTTACCTTTGCATCGGCTACGTAGAAACATTTCAAGACATGCCAGATTTAGAAAAAGCCGATTGGCTAACACGTCGCAATGTCGAATCGGTTATTCATCACGACGTCTGGCAAAAGAAAAATGATTGA
- a CDS encoding RSP_7527 family protein, translated as MNNSKSVAELINNVNAAYLSDADVRIAVARAERAEFIVASFASAGKAIKSAIAKIKSNLVTSSAQHA; from the coding sequence ATGAACAACTCAAAATCTGTCGCTGAACTAATCAATAACGTAAACGCTGCTTACCTATCTGACGCCGACGTTCGTATCGCTGTTGCTCGTGCTGAACGCGCTGAATTCATCGTTGCTTCATTCGCCTCAGCTGGTAAAGCCATCAAATCTGCTATCGCTAAAATCAAATCAAACTTAGTAACGTCTTCTGCACAACACGCTTAA
- a CDS encoding DUF962 domain-containing protein: MKSLLEHLSQYAYYHQDRRNVATHFIGIPMIVLAIAVLLSRPNFSVFDVSLTPAIIVVVLSSLFYLSLHLVIGLAMSSLLILSLFIADYLAAQTTVIWLVSGLGLFIVGWIFQFIGHYFEGKKPAFLDDVIGLIIGPLFVFVEFLFVLGIKPEWQKQIEQFCDLKNQKNQVTDGF, from the coding sequence ATGAAGAGCCTACTGGAGCATTTATCCCAATATGCATACTACCATCAAGATAGACGCAATGTGGCAACGCATTTCATTGGTATTCCAATGATCGTTTTAGCCATTGCTGTCTTGCTATCTCGCCCGAATTTCTCCGTTTTTGATGTGTCTCTTACGCCAGCAATTATTGTGGTGGTACTGAGCAGTTTATTTTATTTATCTTTGCATTTGGTGATTGGACTCGCTATGTCTAGTCTCTTGATACTTAGTTTGTTTATCGCAGACTACCTTGCGGCACAAACGACCGTCATATGGCTAGTGAGTGGATTAGGCTTGTTTATTGTTGGCTGGATTTTTCAATTTATTGGTCATTACTTTGAGGGTAAGAAGCCTGCTTTTTTGGATGATGTTATAGGCTTGATCATTGGGCCATTGTTTGTCTTTGTTGAGTTTCTTTTTGTATTGGGAATAAAGCCTGAATGGCAGAAACAGATAGAACAATTTTGTGATTTGAAAAATCAAAAAAATCAGGTTACTGACGGTTTTTGA
- a CDS encoding FKBP-type peptidyl-prolyl cis-trans isomerase, which translates to MQISENTVVSMHYTLTDDQGQQLDSSVGQEPLVFLSGAQNIIDGLDKALQGKASGEKLTVSVAPEEGYGEIHQELIQKVPSENFQGVDDIQVGMQFMAQTPGGQQPVTVIGVEEDGVMLDGNHPLAGKTLNFDVEIVDVREASAEELEHGHVHGEGGHQH; encoded by the coding sequence ATGCAAATTTCTGAAAACACCGTTGTGAGCATGCACTACACATTGACAGACGATCAAGGTCAGCAACTTGATTCTTCTGTCGGTCAAGAACCATTGGTGTTCTTGAGCGGTGCGCAAAACATCATCGACGGCCTAGATAAAGCCCTTCAAGGCAAAGCCTCTGGTGAGAAATTGACTGTGTCGGTTGCTCCTGAAGAGGGTTACGGTGAGATTCATCAAGAACTGATTCAAAAAGTACCATCGGAAAACTTCCAAGGTGTCGATGACATTCAAGTGGGTATGCAGTTTATGGCGCAAACGCCAGGCGGTCAGCAGCCTGTGACGGTAATTGGTGTCGAAGAAGACGGTGTAATGTTAGATGGTAATCACCCGCTAGCAGGTAAGACATTGAATTTTGATGTTGAAATTGTCGACGTTCGCGAAGCTTCTGCAGAAGAGCTTGAGCATGGCCATGTTCATGGTGAAGGTGGTCATCAACACTAA
- a CDS encoding DOPA 4,5-dioxygenase family protein: MTLPDSIQIKAYHAHLYYQDQEGLIMAQALAQQASDLFDIRVGRFHQKPVGPHPLWSCQLSFAADAFADVIPWLMMNRRSLDVFVHPLTGDDYLDHTQGVSWLGQSHTLDTSQFRVKNVR; the protein is encoded by the coding sequence ATGACGTTACCAGACAGTATTCAGATTAAGGCTTATCACGCTCATCTGTACTACCAAGATCAAGAAGGGCTGATAATGGCGCAAGCATTAGCTCAGCAGGCGTCTGATTTGTTTGACATTCGTGTGGGACGATTCCATCAAAAGCCAGTAGGACCTCATCCTTTGTGGAGTTGCCAATTGTCTTTTGCGGCAGATGCGTTTGCTGATGTTATACCATGGCTAATGATGAACCGTCGAAGCCTTGATGTGTTTGTGCATCCTTTAACTGGAGATGACTACCTAGATCATACCCAAGGCGTAAGTTGGTTAGGGCAGTCTCATACCTTGGATACATCTCAATTTCGAGTGAAAAATGTACGATAA
- a CDS encoding PAS domain-containing hybrid sensor histidine kinase/response regulator yields the protein MTVFWILLAILYVMGLFFIALWGDKEGPQAKKLTRHPLVYSLSLAIYCTAWTFYGSVGEATRSGWNYLPILLGPILLYLFAFPLLRKMITVSHKQNITSIADFISCRYGKRPITAPLVILICMLAVIPYIALQLKAIGSNFALFVHQEESSSTLIVLIASILMGVFAMLFGTRKVEVTEYRSGMMLAIGAESLFKLIAIIAVGLVVWIMTQDLNFATLEERVDVSVWHPDAFLSFPFLMQTFMAAAAVICLPRQFHVTVVDHQDKRQSNMARWMFPLYLAIFALIIPPISLAGQGLFSSSINPDTYVIQFALVSDNLPLQILIFLGGISATTAMTIVATFVLSIMISNDVILPIMLARASAQQQALPLYRRRILVIRRLAMMGILTLSFLYYQKMANHESLSGTGVLAFSLVLQLMPAVFGGLYWKRGHAYGVYTGLTFGFISWILLMMLPLSGSIEWGLDSEQSRSEVISYGAFISLLANIFGYVVGSLLSTERLIDRIQATAFVSPTTELEKGFFKPKSKATNSDFFVLLSTFLGKQKSQQVLDNFERDYNQSMTPSDSPNRLFVDYCERILGGVLGGSSARTIINSILIDKQIKVEEMVTYLDETTQAIQFSQNLLFVSMDNLDQGISVVDKELRIVAWNKTYLRLYPYPEGMLKVGLPVEQLIRFNAQRGECGVGEIEDLVNKRLDHLKKGTTHRFLRRRANGRVIEMVGNPLPDGGFVTSFTDITEHIESQQALKEANIDLEKRVEARTEEVQSVNHELLQEINRRNKAEKALMDAKGEAEQANASKTEFLALASHDILQPLNAAKLYMGILNSTELEDDTGHVIRKLSDSLESTEALISTLLEIARLDQGAIQPTLETCNLDNILRPIIAEFDVIAASKKIQFSTHLRSFNVYSDPIYLRRIIQNFVSNAVKYTPKGRVLLSVRPRKHQVLLQVWDTGVGIPDAEQDKVFDDFYRWENTQEPGMGLGLGLVRRMQKQLGLVTQVHSIPGKGSCFSIQIPMATNQTTPLPKTKIEPDEKTQDHSNCRVWCIDDDANNLAAMASLLAHWQCECRSFQNYEHAFAAEGEAELLLVDYHLDGDKDGLNLIQALREKAGHCIPAALLTASREPDLIETCKAQQISYMAKPAKPAKLRALIRHVQKS from the coding sequence ATGACGGTTTTTTGGATTCTATTAGCAATTTTATATGTAATGGGCCTATTCTTTATCGCCTTATGGGGGGATAAAGAAGGTCCTCAAGCGAAAAAGTTAACCAGACACCCACTGGTTTACAGCCTCTCATTGGCGATTTATTGCACCGCTTGGACGTTTTACGGCTCGGTTGGTGAAGCCACCCGTTCTGGCTGGAACTATCTGCCGATCCTATTAGGTCCTATCCTATTGTATTTATTCGCCTTTCCATTGCTGCGAAAAATGATCACCGTCAGTCACAAGCAAAACATCACTTCCATTGCCGACTTTATCTCTTGCCGTTATGGCAAACGACCAATAACAGCCCCACTGGTAATTTTAATTTGTATGCTCGCAGTCATTCCCTATATTGCGCTACAACTCAAAGCCATCGGTTCTAACTTTGCTCTGTTCGTCCACCAAGAGGAATCCTCATCTACGCTTATTGTGCTGATTGCGTCCATATTAATGGGCGTCTTCGCTATGCTGTTCGGCACTCGCAAGGTAGAGGTTACCGAGTACCGATCAGGCATGATGTTGGCGATTGGTGCAGAATCTCTCTTCAAGCTAATTGCGATTATCGCCGTGGGATTAGTTGTCTGGATCATGACACAGGACTTAAACTTTGCCACCTTGGAAGAAAGGGTTGATGTGTCTGTTTGGCATCCGGATGCCTTCCTATCTTTCCCCTTTTTAATGCAAACCTTTATGGCCGCTGCTGCGGTAATTTGCTTGCCACGTCAATTCCACGTCACCGTAGTCGATCATCAAGACAAGCGTCAATCCAACATGGCTCGATGGATGTTCCCTTTGTATCTGGCGATCTTTGCACTCATCATCCCGCCTATCTCTCTCGCCGGCCAAGGTCTATTCTCGTCCAGCATCAATCCAGATACTTATGTGATTCAATTCGCTTTGGTTTCTGACAACCTACCATTACAAATATTAATTTTTCTCGGCGGCATCTCAGCAACCACCGCTATGACCATAGTCGCGACTTTTGTCTTAAGCATCATGATCAGTAACGATGTGATTCTGCCCATTATGTTGGCTCGCGCTAGCGCGCAACAGCAAGCTTTGCCTTTATATCGTCGACGTATTTTAGTAATTCGCCGTTTAGCCATGATGGGGATCTTAACTTTGTCTTTCTTGTACTATCAGAAAATGGCCAACCACGAGTCCCTATCCGGGACAGGGGTTTTAGCCTTTTCTTTAGTATTGCAATTAATGCCCGCCGTATTCGGAGGGCTCTACTGGAAACGAGGTCACGCTTATGGTGTATACACTGGTCTAACGTTTGGCTTTATCAGTTGGATATTACTCATGATGTTGCCATTAAGTGGTAGCATCGAATGGGGCTTAGACAGTGAACAGTCCCGTTCTGAAGTCATTAGTTACGGTGCTTTCATCAGTTTATTAGCAAACATTTTTGGTTACGTCGTTGGTTCTTTACTATCAACCGAAAGATTGATTGACCGAATTCAAGCGACCGCCTTTGTCAGCCCAACAACCGAGCTCGAAAAAGGCTTCTTTAAACCCAAAAGCAAGGCAACCAACAGTGATTTCTTTGTCTTGCTGAGCACCTTTTTAGGTAAGCAAAAATCACAGCAGGTGCTGGACAATTTCGAACGTGATTACAATCAGAGCATGACGCCGAGCGATTCGCCAAACCGTTTGTTTGTCGATTATTGCGAACGCATTTTAGGGGGGGTTTTAGGCGGTTCCTCAGCGCGTACCATCATTAATTCCATCTTGATCGACAAACAAATCAAGGTGGAAGAAATGGTGACCTACTTAGACGAAACCACGCAAGCGATTCAATTCAGTCAGAACCTACTGTTCGTCTCTATGGACAATCTTGATCAAGGCATCAGTGTGGTAGATAAAGAGTTACGCATTGTTGCTTGGAACAAAACCTATTTAAGACTCTACCCCTATCCGGAAGGCATGCTGAAAGTCGGTTTACCAGTTGAGCAACTGATTCGCTTTAATGCCCAACGTGGCGAGTGTGGCGTTGGGGAAATTGAGGATTTGGTTAACAAACGCCTTGATCATTTAAAGAAAGGCACAACCCATCGTTTTTTACGCCGTCGAGCCAATGGCCGAGTTATTGAAATGGTCGGAAATCCATTACCAGACGGCGGTTTCGTCACCAGTTTTACTGACATTACAGAGCATATTGAAAGCCAACAAGCTCTCAAAGAAGCCAACATTGATCTCGAAAAACGCGTTGAAGCACGCACAGAAGAAGTACAAAGCGTCAACCATGAACTGCTTCAGGAGATCAATCGTCGAAATAAAGCCGAAAAAGCCTTAATGGATGCCAAAGGCGAAGCCGAACAAGCCAATGCCTCAAAAACCGAATTCCTCGCGTTGGCCAGTCACGATATTTTACAGCCACTGAACGCCGCAAAGCTCTATATGGGCATTCTTAATTCAACCGAATTAGAAGATGACACAGGGCATGTCATTCGAAAATTGTCTGATTCATTAGAATCCACTGAAGCCCTGATTTCGACCTTATTAGAAATAGCACGATTAGATCAGGGGGCGATTCAACCTACTCTTGAAACCTGTAACTTAGACAATATTCTTAGACCCATCATCGCTGAATTTGATGTCATCGCGGCCAGTAAAAAGATTCAATTTAGCACCCATTTACGCTCATTTAATGTGTATTCTGACCCCATTTACTTACGTCGTATCATCCAGAATTTCGTCTCAAATGCCGTGAAATATACCCCAAAAGGTCGAGTTTTATTGAGTGTTCGTCCGCGCAAACATCAAGTGTTATTGCAAGTCTGGGATACAGGGGTTGGTATTCCTGATGCTGAACAAGACAAGGTATTTGATGACTTCTATCGTTGGGAAAACACGCAAGAACCCGGTATGGGATTAGGGCTGGGTCTGGTACGTCGCATGCAAAAACAGCTAGGACTCGTTACCCAAGTACATTCAATTCCAGGTAAAGGGAGCTGCTTTAGCATTCAAATTCCGATGGCGACCAACCAGACAACCCCACTTCCTAAAACAAAAATAGAGCCCGATGAGAAAACACAGGATCATAGCAACTGTCGTGTCTGGTGTATTGACGATGATGCGAACAACTTAGCCGCTATGGCAAGTCTTTTGGCACACTGGCAATGCGAATGCCGCAGTTTTCAGAACTATGAGCACGCTTTTGCAGCAGAAGGAGAAGCGGAATTGTTATTAGTAGATTATCATCTGGATGGTGATAAAGACGGTCTTAATCTGATTCAAGCTTTGCGAGAGAAAGCCGGTCACTGCATTCCTGCGGCCTTATTAACCGCTTCCCGCGAGCCGGATTTAATTGAAACCTGTAAAGCTCAACAAATCAGTTATATGGCCAAACCGGCTAAGCCAGCCAAGCTCAGAGCCTTAATACGCCATGTACAAAAATCCTGA
- a CDS encoding TetR/AcrR family transcriptional regulator, with protein sequence MSKRQNHREEVFVKILDAAEVEFGLKGYNGASLQHIAERAGLPKPNIIYYFQSKANLYKQVLDQTLMGWNDLFDRATVEDDPAEVLESFIRVKLKNSFEKPVASRLFAMEVVSGANHIGDYLKEDLRPWFASRTELLEAWMDAGKMRQTDAASLIFMIWATTQHYADFEAQVLALSGKEGYTEDDLIRIGDAISSIILAGCGLTKA encoded by the coding sequence ATGAGTAAGCGCCAAAATCATCGTGAAGAAGTCTTTGTTAAAATACTGGATGCCGCCGAGGTTGAGTTCGGATTAAAGGGTTATAACGGTGCTAGTTTGCAGCATATTGCGGAACGTGCAGGTCTACCAAAACCAAATATTATTTACTATTTTCAGTCGAAAGCGAACTTGTATAAACAGGTATTAGATCAGACGTTGATGGGCTGGAATGACCTGTTTGACCGAGCAACGGTGGAAGATGATCCGGCAGAAGTGTTGGAGAGCTTTATTCGAGTGAAGCTAAAAAATAGCTTTGAAAAGCCTGTTGCATCACGATTATTTGCCATGGAAGTGGTCAGTGGGGCGAATCACATAGGCGATTACTTAAAAGAAGATCTACGTCCATGGTTTGCGTCACGAACAGAACTTCTAGAGGCTTGGATGGACGCTGGAAAAATGCGCCAAACTGACGCTGCTAGTCTGATCTTTATGATTTGGGCAACCACTCAACACTATGCTGATTTTGAAGCACAAGTGCTCGCGTTAAGTGGCAAAGAAGGCTATACCGAGGACGACTTAATACGCATTGGTGATGCGATTAGTAGCATAATTTTAGCGGGTTGTGGTCTCACTAAAGCTTAA
- a CDS encoding DUF2750 domain-containing protein encodes MTELSMDQRVQLLVSPDSERLAYFIEQAKTTQQVWSLSNEEGFVMVETDDGDCVMVWPDAEFASQWAIDDWDDCEPVAVSLETFQTEWLPSLAMDKITVAVFPNIEDEGKLSTAEELTALFAE; translated from the coding sequence ATGACAGAATTATCGATGGATCAAAGAGTACAATTGCTGGTGTCGCCAGACAGTGAACGTCTAGCGTATTTTATTGAACAAGCTAAGACCACTCAGCAAGTCTGGAGTTTAAGTAACGAAGAGGGTTTCGTTATGGTTGAAACAGATGACGGCGATTGTGTCATGGTTTGGCCAGATGCAGAGTTTGCGAGCCAATGGGCGATTGACGATTGGGATGATTGTGAACCCGTGGCGGTCTCTCTTGAAACCTTTCAAACAGAATGGTTGCCGAGTCTGGCAATGGACAAGATCACAGTGGCGGTTTTTCCTAACATTGAAGACGAAGGGAAATTGTCGACAGCGGAAGAACTAACCGCTCTTTTTGCTGAATAA
- a CDS encoding 16S rRNA pseudouridine(516) synthase produces MRLDFYLSHVTELARKAAKIAAAKGRVTVNGEVVKKANYMVQQSDQICLDAELLAWPSEGYYLVNKPAGYVCANQDPEHPIVLDLLPAHLGQQLNIVGRLDKDTTGLLLLTTDGQWLHRITSPRHVCDKRYRVHLADPILDEAIQQLEVGVLLNGEDQLTKPAKVERLASNEIYLTIQEGKYHQVKRMLAAVGNRVEALHRDQIGPLQLGEGISAGEYRALTSDEVAYF; encoded by the coding sequence TTGAGACTTGATTTTTATTTATCCCATGTAACCGAACTTGCTCGTAAAGCGGCTAAAATAGCGGCGGCGAAAGGTCGAGTAACCGTTAATGGAGAGGTGGTCAAAAAAGCCAACTATATGGTGCAACAGTCAGATCAAATTTGTCTGGATGCTGAGTTACTTGCATGGCCATCAGAAGGTTATTATTTGGTGAACAAACCGGCGGGTTACGTTTGTGCCAATCAGGATCCTGAACATCCTATTGTATTGGATTTGTTGCCTGCGCACCTGGGTCAACAATTGAACATTGTTGGTCGACTGGATAAAGACACAACGGGGTTGCTGTTGCTGACGACGGATGGTCAATGGTTGCATCGCATTACTTCCCCTCGACATGTTTGTGATAAGCGTTATCGGGTCCACTTAGCGGATCCTATTTTGGATGAAGCAATACAGCAACTCGAAGTAGGGGTGTTGTTAAACGGTGAAGATCAATTGACTAAGCCTGCTAAGGTAGAGCGCCTCGCAAGCAATGAGATTTACTTAACCATCCAAGAAGGTAAGTATCATCAAGTAAAGCGTATGCTGGCGGCGGTAGGCAATCGAGTGGAAGCACTTCATCGTGATCAGATTGGTCCTTTACAGCTAGGTGAAGGAATTTCGGCGGGAGAATATCGAGCGCTAACGAGTGATGAAGTAGCCTACTTTTAA
- a CDS encoding GNAT family N-acetyltransferase yields MELLKVDNLNPYLDDLVELLIDAVDSGAPIGFLPPMSEPEAKAYWLSVNDELQENARQVLLVREDDKVVGSVQIGMSPKANALHRCDVEKLMVHTQARENGLGSTLMQGVERVAAAMQRQLLILEVRSDDIAHDMYVNMGYIPFGDVPGYTRSANGMLHNSTFFYKEIETTHEVFS; encoded by the coding sequence TTGGAGTTATTAAAGGTAGATAACCTTAATCCTTATCTAGATGACCTTGTTGAGCTACTTATTGATGCTGTTGATTCAGGTGCCCCGATTGGTTTTTTACCGCCAATGAGTGAACCAGAAGCAAAAGCCTATTGGTTGTCTGTAAATGACGAATTGCAGGAAAATGCTCGCCAAGTCTTATTAGTTCGGGAAGACGACAAAGTTGTTGGTAGTGTGCAAATCGGTATGTCACCTAAAGCGAATGCTTTGCATCGATGTGACGTCGAAAAACTCATGGTGCACACCCAAGCGCGTGAAAATGGCTTAGGCAGTACCTTGATGCAAGGTGTCGAGCGAGTCGCGGCGGCGATGCAGAGACAATTATTAATCCTAGAAGTACGAAGTGATGACATTGCTCACGATATGTATGTCAACATGGGATACATTCCATTTGGAGACGTGCCTGGTTACACTCGTAGCGCGAACGGCATGCTGCACAACTCTACTTTCTTTTATAAAGAAATTGAAACCACTCATGAAGTATTTTCTTAA
- a CDS encoding YitT family protein: MSTAELPKVQKHTRSEDIQAMLIGTLIIALGVNLFTQAGLLTGGSAGLAFLIQYSTALTFGQAFFLINLPFYILAIWHFGWNFTLKTFFAVFCVSAFSDITPMLVTFEALDPIYASMTGGFLMGVGFLMLFRHNASLGGVNILARYLAEKYGISMGKFQMAIDCTIVMTSILVVDYRLILISFVGAIALNMIIAVNHKPGRYMGNV, encoded by the coding sequence ATGTCCACAGCAGAGTTACCAAAAGTTCAAAAGCATACCCGCTCAGAAGATATTCAGGCGATGCTGATCGGCACATTAATCATCGCGTTAGGAGTGAATTTGTTTACTCAAGCTGGGTTATTAACTGGTGGCTCCGCTGGTTTAGCGTTTTTGATCCAGTATTCAACGGCGCTAACCTTTGGTCAGGCGTTTTTCTTAATTAACCTTCCGTTTTACATATTAGCAATTTGGCACTTTGGTTGGAATTTCACATTGAAAACCTTTTTTGCGGTTTTCTGTGTATCAGCTTTTTCGGATATAACGCCCATGCTGGTAACGTTCGAAGCACTCGATCCTATTTATGCCAGCATGACTGGTGGCTTTCTAATGGGAGTGGGCTTTCTAATGCTGTTTCGTCACAATGCTAGCCTTGGTGGTGTGAACATTCTAGCTCGTTACTTGGCAGAGAAGTATGGGATTTCCATGGGTAAATTCCAAATGGCGATTGATTGCACCATAGTAATGACGTCTATTTTGGTGGTGGATTATCGCTTGATCTTAATTTCTTTCGTTGGGGCGATTGCCTTAAATATGATTATTGCTGTGAATCATAAACCGGGACGATATATGGGCAACGTATAA
- a CDS encoding S24/S26 family peptidase, which translates to MLRFIKVQGESMAPNLHDGDFVFISRWYRKLKIGQLVVVDHALYGFIVKKILHIAPDGQLWLGGENNKSLQSERIGWVSPRRVIGKVIGRICASQSKCQ; encoded by the coding sequence ATGTTGCGCTTCATCAAAGTTCAAGGGGAAAGCATGGCCCCAAATCTTCATGATGGCGACTTTGTGTTTATTAGCCGTTGGTATCGTAAGCTCAAAATTGGCCAGTTGGTTGTGGTTGATCATGCGTTATATGGCTTTATAGTCAAAAAAATATTGCATATCGCACCGGATGGACAGCTATGGCTTGGTGGCGAGAATAATAAAAGTCTTCAGTCAGAGCGCATTGGCTGGGTCTCACCAAGACGCGTTATTGGTAAGGTGATTGGTCGTATCTGTGCTTCTCAAAGCAAATGTCAGTAA
- the sodN gene encoding superoxide dismutase, Ni has translation MMHNMVKVLDKVIGFKTAQAHCDIPCKIYDPSTALLAALSCVRLMDLIKEIEDKDTLTVADYAQIARLVGEKESASTEVKEAVRIIWGDYFKAPQFEQVPNAHDLTHSIMLQASKCKQGIKREEGEKLVSLVNEFAAAFWLTKGVATYTAPCPYPPMLDTVYPDLKG, from the coding sequence ATGATGCATAATATGGTTAAAGTGTTAGACAAGGTGATCGGCTTTAAAACGGCCCAAGCTCACTGTGATATTCCATGTAAAATTTACGATCCTTCAACCGCATTATTGGCGGCTTTAAGCTGTGTTCGCTTGATGGATCTAATTAAAGAGATCGAAGACAAAGACACATTAACGGTTGCCGATTATGCTCAAATCGCGCGCTTAGTGGGTGAAAAAGAGTCGGCGAGCACAGAAGTAAAAGAAGCCGTGCGTATCATCTGGGGAGACTACTTTAAAGCGCCTCAATTCGAACAAGTGCCTAATGCCCATGATTTGACCCACAGTATTATGCTGCAAGCATCAAAATGTAAGCAAGGAATCAAACGTGAAGAGGGTGAAAAACTGGTGTCATTGGTAAATGAATTCGCCGCAGCCTTTTGGTTAACCAAAGGGGTGGCAACCTATACAGCACCTTGTCCTTATCCGCCTATGCTGGACACTGTCTACCCTGATCTTAAGGGATAG
- a CDS encoding tetratricopeptide repeat protein codes for MQNWERLTRQANKAYSNHDYSDSIELNQQALQQVEQSFDDDFHQDAESVVAAAAVSFLNIAESYTALGDFLSANTQYESAVNFLQAVIVRPDMDEDQRGLIMRTATHIRFEWELFSQSHSKHVMAQSKALMRSITNVVTSQATMVRH; via the coding sequence ATGCAAAACTGGGAACGTTTGACAAGACAAGCCAATAAAGCTTACTCAAACCATGATTACTCAGACTCAATTGAACTCAATCAACAAGCACTTCAGCAGGTTGAGCAGTCCTTTGACGATGATTTTCATCAAGATGCTGAGTCTGTTGTTGCGGCGGCGGCTGTGAGTTTTCTCAATATCGCTGAGTCTTATACAGCATTAGGCGACTTTCTTTCCGCAAACACGCAATACGAGAGTGCTGTGAACTTTTTACAGGCCGTCATTGTGCGTCCTGATATGGATGAGGACCAACGGGGATTGATTATGAGAACAGCGACTCACATTCGCTTTGAATGGGAGCTGTTCTCACAAAGTCATAGCAAACATGTTATGGCTCAAAGTAAGGCGCTGATGCGTTCTATTACAAATGTTGTTACCAGTCAGGCCACCATGGTGCGCCATTAA
- the cobO gene encoding cob(I)yrinic acid a,c-diamide adenosyltransferase yields the protein MANTVMQSEAEKQQARLLKKKAVVDQRIAAATEERGVTILLTGNGKGKSSSAFGTMARALGHGQKCAVIQFIKGRKATGEQLFFGEHPHVDFHVMGHGFTWETRDPELEQKAADQAWSLAKSMLANDSVDFVLLDEITYMYKYGYLNEQDLIDALASRPAHQNVMMTGRTAPRILLDTVDTHSKIANERHAFAGGVKAQSGIEW from the coding sequence ATGGCAAATACAGTTATGCAAAGTGAAGCTGAAAAACAACAAGCGCGTTTGTTAAAAAAGAAAGCGGTTGTGGATCAGCGTATTGCTGCTGCGACAGAGGAACGTGGCGTGACGATTTTGCTAACGGGCAATGGCAAAGGCAAAAGTTCCAGTGCCTTTGGTACTATGGCCCGGGCATTAGGTCATGGTCAAAAATGCGCCGTGATCCAGTTCATCAAAGGCCGCAAAGCCACAGGTGAACAACTCTTTTTTGGAGAACATCCGCATGTTGATTTTCATGTAATGGGGCATGGTTTTACATGGGAGACTCGTGATCCTGAGCTAGAGCAAAAGGCTGCAGACCAAGCTTGGTCTTTGGCTAAGAGCATGTTAGCAAATGATAGTGTGGATTTTGTTTTGTTGGACGAAATCACTTATATGTACAAGTATGGCTATTTAAACGAACAAGATTTAATTGATGCTTTAGCCTCTCGTCCAGCACACCAGAATGTCATGATGACGGGGCGAACGGCGCCACGAATTCTACTCGATACTGTTGATACTCACAGCAAGATTGCCAATGAACGACATGCTTTTGCTGGTGGCGTAAAAGCCCAATCGGGTATTGAGTGGTAG